The region GTATTCACTGTCGATCTGGTGGTGAGCCACACCAGGAATATCTATAGTTCAGATGGAAGTAGCTTGGAATTTAGCAGAAGTATCAAAATATCTGATGAAAATAGTAACAGCAGCTTTACTCCTCTGAGTCGATCGAAGCGTGTGGCCATCTACAATGGCCAGGGCATTGTCAAGGTGGGATTTTGATATCCTTGATCCATCTCTTCTCAATTGACCATATAACGCATTCCAGTTTGTCCCGAGCCTGGCATACCCCATCAAGCAGACCGACAAGGAGCAATCCTTTTGGTGGTTCGTCAACGTGCAGGGCCAGTGGATACCCACCACCGTTCCGCTCTACTGGTGGAGCTTTTGGAACACCACTGCCTTTGTGTCCACGGCCCGTGAGTGGCGCAAGGACATGCAGGCGAAGGTTTTGCACGACGAGGCCCGATCCTGGGTGTACAATGCCATCGAAATAGGCATGGAGCAGTgagtttgattttttttaattaaaatatctttctTATAAACCCCATCTCCCGAAGATTGGATGGAGCTTATGGAGGAGTCTGCCTGCTGAGAAGCATCTGCGAAATCGCCCAGAAACCCTTTCAGAACAGCAATATCTTCAGCGAGATTGTGAACGCTGTGTTGGTGTAAGTTAAAGTACTGTATTAAGtatagaattaaattttttataatattttcagacCTAGCTTGGACAATGTGGGCATAAAGTACTTGCACGCCCGGGATGCCGGACGCGGAGGAGCCGACTGCGAGCGGACCTACAGCGACTGCAACCCGCTGCTCTGGACCCTGGTCAAGAACATGGCCAAGAACCCTCTTTAAAGATCACTCTGCTTTTTTGTCCTCCAGGCACTCAGGgaataacaattttatttctcatacaaaataaaaaatttttaaaggctTCAGAATCTCGGGATCTGCTTAGTTATTCTTTTTGCAGATGGCTCTGCGGCGGAACTCGGCCCAGACCTCGCAGAGCATCGGTTTCACCAGGCAGGTGCACTCCTTCAGAGGCAGGGCGTCGGGCCTGAGGCGCTGGCACTCGGAGAACGAGGGATACGGGGTACGGGGCTTCACGCAGGGCAGGGGTCCGCGTTCCCGCTTGCACGATGGGGGTCGGCGACCATCGCGATGGCAGCGACGGGCCAGCCGGGGACACGCCTCCTCCCTGGCATCCGGACAGGGCTGGGGACAGGCTGTGGAAGGCTTGAACGAGGGCTTCCTGCGCTTGATGGGCGCCGGCTTGGCCTTGGCAAAGCAGCAAATCTTCTTGGGCTTGATCTGGATGGGCGGACAGGCCACCCACGTCTGCCAGTACTTTCGCTTGGCCTTGTCCGACTCCACGTAGTAGATGTCGTCGAAGCGCGGATTGAACGGACAGGTCGTGTCCTCGGGATCGCAGAACGGATTGAGCCACATCGAAACGGACTGCACCATCTTGGGCTTCTTCTTGGGCGGCGCCTGGATGTCGGGTTTGCCGCAGGGGAACTTGGTCAGTACCTTGGGACATCGGTTCTCTCCCTCGCCCTTCTCGCAACCGGATGCGAATCGCACACAGCTGTTCACCGCACCCTTCACCAGGGAGGCGGGACGGAGGAGCAGGGCCCGAGAGGGATTCACGCCACTCAATGCCATTCTGAAGCTAACAAATTTTGAACTTTTCTACCGAAGGggattttcaaaatttgtggTCCCGAGAAGTTTAGATGGAATTTAGGTGGAAATCAAAGGGAATTTTAAGGAATACGATACTGGAGGTGAGAGACCTGACCAGCTCGAGAACGGAATGAGAACTGAGGACTTTGGGCTACCCCCTACACCACATAAATGATACAACGCGGAAGTTCGTTTCACAGTTTACTGTGTTCACATTTTTCCACCACTCTGGGTGAGGAAGTCCAGAACATTGTAGGGGCAACTTGGGGAGTAGAACCGGGCACAGTCCTGGATGTCCATGCGATGCCGGTACTTGTCGTCGGCTATCTCCTCGGGCACTCTGAAAGGGAGTATATTCAGTGGGTTTCACTATAATGTATGCCTTAAAACTCACGTTAAGACAATTCTCAGAAGATCATCCAAGAGAAATCCCTGGTCATGACCTTTGTTGAATTTGGCTCTCAGTTCGCACATGGCTCTCTTGATACAGGACCTAAGATCCAACTGGAATCTATGGAAAAAGGTTcaaatataactttattaaCTAGTATTTAAGCTAACATAGCTTACACCTTTCCCATGGCCTCAAATTGATCGAAAATCTCTCGGCGCTCTCTATAGCCACGGTTTAGTTTCCAACTGGGCACTTGATCCCAGGATTCATAGACCTCTTCCTGTGGCTTATACTGGTTCTTAGTTGAAGATAAAGTCCAGGGGGTTTGGTAGAACGCACCGCTATTTAAAGCGggactaaaaaaaaaataaactatgaatatttttaaaaactttttatctGCAGCTTACCTCGCCTTATAGACATCATCCTTGGATTGGTAGAAACTCTTGCGATCAATAAGCGAGGATGAACTCCATGgagttttttgaaatatatctcTACCAAAATCAGGActaaaattgaaatcaaaatagaatttatattttgttttaccaAAACCTTTAGTACCTACCTTGTTTTCTTTTGGTAAAAGGATCCTCTATTCAAAGCCGGGCTGAAACATTGTAATTCGAATTATCTTTTAACCACAAGTTACTTATAATTTACCTATTGTAATACGCATTCCGATAAGGTGTGGTAAAATAGGGATAAGCTG is a window of Drosophila biarmipes strain raj3 chromosome 3R, RU_DBia_V1.1, whole genome shotgun sequence DNA encoding:
- the LOC108026060 gene encoding uncharacterized protein LOC108026060, which gives rise to MALSGVNPSRALLLRPASLVKGAVNSCVRFASGCEKGEGENRCPKVLTKFPCGKPDIQAPPKKKPKMVQSVSMWLNPFCDPEDTTCPFNPRFDDIYYVESDKAKRKYWQTWVACPPIQIKPKKICCFAKAKPAPIKRRKPSFKPSTACPQPCPDAREEACPRLARRCHRDGRRPPSCKRERGPLPCVKPRTPYPSFSECQRLRPDALPLKECTCLVKPMLCEVWAEFRRRAICKKNN
- the LOC108026061 gene encoding uncharacterized protein LOC108026061; amino-acid sequence: MVHRVLTWLLLLLTLVFTVDLVVSHTRNIYSSDGSSLEFSRSIKISDENSNSSFTPLSRSKRVAIYNGQGIVKFVPSLAYPIKQTDKEQSFWWFVNVQGQWIPTTVPLYWWSFWNTTAFVSTAREWRKDMQAKVLHDEARSWVYNAIEIGMEQLDGAYGGVCLLRSICEIAQKPFQNSNIFSEIVNAVLVPSLDNVGIKYLHARDAGRGGADCERTYSDCNPLLWTLVKNMAKNPL
- the LOC108026123 gene encoding uncharacterized protein LOC108026123, whose translation is MRSTILVLLWLGATASAQGNHTHLLESSLENRVLSRRVRGLIFPDKAALLLTAALTKIIVGARPSGLQYSLEFDMYIPVPDTVEGWQPKILKRFRPKPMPKRRYDWSYYKRPAYPYFTTPYRNAYYNSPALNRGSFYQKKTRDIFQKTPWSSSSLIDRKIYFFFSPALNSGAFYQTPWTLSSTKNQYKPQEEVYESWDQVPSWKLNRGYRERREIFDQFEAMGKVFQLDLRSCIKRAMCELRAKFNKGHDQGFLLDDLLRIVLTVPEEIADDKYRHRMDIQDCARFYSPSCPYNVLDFLTQSGGKM